A single window of Bordetella genomosp. 11 DNA harbors:
- a CDS encoding RluA family pseudouridine synthase, protein MPLFAMRKEDTSRPPPTSTGAPTGGGKTMNPPPAVRMIEIGEAQSGQRLDNFLFRVCKGVPKSHIYKAIRDGQVRVNKGRIAVDHRLEIGDLVRVPPLRLPQPGETRPVPPAEFPVVYEDDALLVIDKPAGIAVHGGSGVAFGVIERLRAARPQAPMLELVHRLDRETSGLLMVAKKRSALLALHRMLREGQGSKRYYALVGGDWVNDRQHIKLPLTKWTTASGERRVRVDRDGQAAHTIVTLKQRYGKFSLVEAELRTGRTHQIRVHLASVGFPIVGDDKYGDDAVRLSFARKGFARMFLHAHHLDLLHPLTGEPLSLEAPLPQACLDILKTLEPA, encoded by the coding sequence ATGCCGCTTTTCGCAATGCGCAAAGAAGACACTTCCCGCCCGCCCCCCACGTCAACCGGCGCCCCCACCGGGGGCGGGAAAACGATGAATCCTCCTCCCGCCGTTCGCATGATCGAGATCGGCGAGGCGCAAAGCGGCCAGCGGCTGGACAACTTCCTGTTCCGTGTCTGCAAGGGCGTGCCCAAAAGCCATATCTACAAGGCGATACGCGACGGCCAGGTGCGGGTCAACAAAGGCCGTATCGCCGTGGATCATCGGCTGGAAATCGGCGATCTCGTCCGCGTGCCGCCCTTGCGCCTGCCCCAGCCAGGGGAAACCCGGCCCGTGCCGCCCGCGGAATTTCCCGTCGTTTACGAGGACGATGCCTTGCTGGTCATCGACAAGCCGGCCGGCATCGCCGTCCATGGCGGCAGCGGGGTGGCGTTCGGCGTGATAGAACGCCTGCGGGCCGCCCGGCCCCAGGCACCGATGCTGGAGCTGGTCCATCGGCTGGATCGCGAGACTTCCGGCCTGCTCATGGTGGCCAAGAAACGCAGCGCCCTGCTGGCCCTGCATCGCATGCTGCGCGAAGGGCAGGGGAGCAAGCGGTATTACGCCCTGGTCGGCGGCGATTGGGTGAACGATAGGCAGCACATCAAACTGCCGCTCACCAAATGGACCACGGCCTCAGGCGAGCGGCGCGTGCGGGTGGATCGCGATGGGCAGGCCGCCCACACCATCGTCACATTGAAACAGCGCTACGGTAAATTCAGCCTGGTCGAGGCGGAGCTGCGCACCGGGCGCACCCACCAGATCCGCGTACATTTGGCCTCCGTCGGGTTTCCCATCGTCGGGGACGATAAATACGGGGACGATGCGGTCCGCCTGTCCTTCGCCCGCAAGGGATTCGCTCGCATGTTCCTGCACGCCCATCATCTGGATCTGCTCCATCCCCTTACCGGCGAGCCCCTCTCGCTGGAGGCGCCCTTGCCCCAGGCCTGCCTGGACATTCTCAAAACACTGGAACCGGCCTGA
- a CDS encoding HAD-IA family hydrolase, with the protein MPYSLVVFDWDGTLMDSTHSIVAAIQAACRDLELPVPSASQASWVIGLSLESALRRAVPSLTQAMLPRFLERYRVHYLLRDPELKLFDGVREMLAELAARDVRMAVATGKSRVGLNRALAASGLVEAFDATRCADETFSKPNPTMLFEIMDELGVEAEHAVMIGDTSHDLQMATNARVHGVGVTYGAHLRDELEGQAPQAVIESVSALREWLLARVR; encoded by the coding sequence ATGCCTTATTCCTTGGTGGTGTTCGATTGGGACGGGACGCTGATGGACTCCACGCACAGTATCGTGGCGGCCATCCAGGCGGCCTGCCGCGATCTGGAGCTGCCCGTCCCGTCCGCTTCCCAGGCCAGCTGGGTTATCGGCCTGTCGCTGGAAAGCGCGCTGCGGCGCGCCGTGCCCAGCCTGACGCAGGCGATGCTGCCTCGTTTCCTTGAACGCTACCGCGTGCACTACCTCCTGCGCGATCCGGAACTCAAACTGTTCGATGGCGTGCGCGAGATGCTGGCCGAGCTGGCCGCGCGCGATGTCCGCATGGCGGTGGCCACGGGCAAGAGCCGGGTCGGCTTGAACCGCGCGCTGGCGGCCAGCGGTCTGGTCGAGGCCTTCGACGCCACCCGCTGCGCGGACGAAACCTTCAGCAAGCCCAATCCCACCATGCTCTTCGAGATCATGGACGAACTGGGCGTGGAAGCGGAACACGCCGTGATGATCGGGGATACTTCCCACGATCTTCAGATGGCCACCAATGCCCGCGTCCATGGCGTCGGGGTGACCTATGGCGCGCATCTGCGCGACGAGCTGGAAGGCCAGGCCCCACAGGCGGTCATCGAGTCCGTGTCCGCCCTGCGGGAATGGCTGCTCGCGCGCGTCCGCTGA
- the msrP gene encoding protein-methionine-sulfoxide reductase catalytic subunit MsrP codes for MLIRKPSDVLASEITPEPVWQSRRAWMARAAAGAAAVGMAGFGGRAALAAADSGLAPLPGTPDKQFAIMDKPTSYDDITSYNNFYEFGVDKGDPARYAKALRTRPWTVTVEGEVQKPRTFDIDALLKLAPQEDRTYRMRCVEGWSMVIPWVGYSLSALLSQVEPTANAKFVQFISVAQRDTMPGLRYPVIDWPYVEGLRLDEAMHPLTLLTFGLYGKVLPNQNGAPLRVVVPWKYGFKSAKSLVSIRLVDKMPVSAWMKAASNEYGFYANVNPNVPHPRWSQATERRIGEDGLFSPKRKTLMFNGYDQVASLYTGMDLRANY; via the coding sequence ATGCTGATACGCAAACCTTCCGATGTCCTTGCCTCGGAGATCACTCCCGAGCCGGTCTGGCAATCCCGGCGCGCCTGGATGGCGCGGGCGGCGGCCGGGGCGGCGGCGGTGGGCATGGCCGGCTTTGGCGGCCGCGCGGCCCTGGCGGCTGCCGATAGCGGATTGGCCCCCTTGCCCGGTACGCCGGACAAGCAATTCGCCATCATGGACAAGCCGACGTCCTACGACGACATCACTTCATACAACAACTTCTACGAATTCGGCGTGGACAAGGGCGATCCCGCGCGCTACGCCAAGGCGCTGCGCACCCGGCCATGGACCGTCACCGTCGAGGGCGAGGTACAGAAGCCGCGTACTTTCGATATCGATGCGCTGCTGAAGCTGGCGCCGCAGGAAGACCGTACCTACCGGATGCGCTGCGTCGAAGGCTGGTCGATGGTCATACCCTGGGTCGGGTATTCGCTGTCCGCGCTGCTCAGCCAGGTCGAGCCCACCGCCAATGCCAAGTTCGTGCAATTCATCAGCGTGGCGCAGCGCGACACCATGCCCGGACTGCGCTACCCGGTCATCGACTGGCCCTATGTCGAGGGCCTGCGGCTGGACGAGGCCATGCATCCGCTGACGCTGCTTACGTTCGGCCTGTACGGCAAAGTCCTGCCGAACCAGAACGGCGCCCCGTTGCGTGTGGTCGTTCCCTGGAAATACGGATTCAAGTCTGCCAAGTCGCTGGTATCCATCCGGCTCGTGGACAAGATGCCGGTCAGTGCCTGGATGAAAGCCGCGTCCAACGAGTACGGTTTCTACGCCAACGTGAACCCGAATGTGCCGCATCCGCGCTGGAGCCAGGCCACGGAGCGGCGTATCGGCGAAGACGGT